GAACAGTATTATTGTCGGTTATACAATCATATTTTATAGCTCTGTGGCTTGAGAATCCGGCGCGTTTTGAAGGTTTGCAGATTGTTATGCATCCGGGCTGGGGATTTCGGATCTTAACGGTCCTGACTCTTACTACCGGGACGATCTTTATTATGTGGTTAGGAGAGCAGATTCAGGAACGGGGTATTGGCAATGGAATTTCTTTAGTTATTACTGCTGGTATTATTTCAAGGATTCCTACGGCACTTAGCCAGCTATTTGTTCTAATTTCACCGTTTGCTCCAAGCCGCAGGCAGATTCAACCAATTACTCTTTTAATCATGGCAGTTTTATTGGTGGTGGTAGTTTTTTCGGTAATCATGATTACACAGGGAATAAGAAAGATTCCCGTGCAATACGCCCGTAGAATTGTTGGCCGTAAGATTTACGGAGGACAGAGCACCTATATACCGCTTAAGGTAGATACTTCCGGAGTTATCGCGATTATTTTTGCACAGTCAATTATTCTATTTCCGGCGACCCTGGCTTCTTTTATTCCGAATCCGGCTTTTCAACAATTAGCCCAGAACCTTATTCGCGGGCAAATACTTTATTCAATAGTTTATGCTCTTTTGATAATTTTCTTTTGTTATTTTTATACTGCTATTGTTTTTAATCCTAATGATTTATCTGAGAACATGAAAAAATATGGAGGTTTTATCCCCGGAATTAGGCCGGGTGCACCAACCGCTGAGTTTCTTGATTATGTTATGACTAGAATTACTTTAGCAGGAGCGGCATTTATTTCAATAATTGCTATTTTTCCGGATTTCATTATGGCCTGGCTAAAAGTTCCATACTTGGTAGCTTCATTTTTTGGGGGCACAGGCGTTTTGATTATTGTCGGGGTTATGTTAGATACTTTAAAGCAAATTGAATCGCATTTATTGACGCATCATTACGAAGGTTTTATAAAAAGCGGCCAAATTAGAGGAAGAAGATAATGTACTTAGTACTTTTAGGCCCTCCTGGGGCCGGTAAAGGCACGCAGGCAAAAAGATTGGCGCAAAGATTGAGCCTGCCGCATATATCTACCGGAGATATCTTAAGACAGAATGTCAAAGATGGCACTGCCCTTGGTAAACAGGCCAAAGGTATTATGGATAAGGGTTTACTTGTTTCGGATGATTTAGTGGCAAAAATGCTCGATGAACGTTTTAATAATCCGGATATAAAAAAAGGTTTTATTTTAGATGGATATCCCAGGACATTGTCTCAGGCTAAGACTTTAGATGAGATTTTAAGTAAAAAGAAACTAGCGGTAGATTTAGTAGTTTATTTGAATACAAGCGATGAAGTAATTATTAAGCGGCTTACCGGAAGGTTAGTTTGTTCTAAATGCGGGGCGAATTTTCATGTAATTAATATGCCTCCTAAAGAAGAGGGAGTTTGCGATAGTTGCCAGGGGTCTTTATATCAGCGTTCTGATGATAATGAGGAAACGGTGCGCAAGCGCCTTGAAGTTTATAAAAATGAAGTTGCTTCTTTGATAGAGTATTACAACCAGGTAAAAAAGCTGCACAGTTTGAATGCCGATTTAGATCCTGGGGTGGTTCTGGAGCAGATTATTAAATTAAGTACGAAAAATTAAATGATCTGTTTGAGGTCTCCAAGTGAAATTGAGATGCTTAAGCGTTCAGGTAAGATCTTGGCAGCTGTTATGCGCAGGATAGAGGATATCGTAGAGCCAGGGATTACTACCTTAGATATCGATCGTTTGAGCGAAGAATTAATTCTTAAGGAAAAGGCTATTGCAGCTTTTAAGGGGTATAAAGGTTTTCCGGCAACTGCCTGTGTTTCTGTAAATGAAGAGGTTGTTCATGGTATTCCTGGTCCAAGAGTGATTTTGGAAGGGGATATCATAAGTATAGATTTAGGAGTAAACTATCAGGGTTATTTCTCGGATATGGCAGTAACGCTGCCAGTAGGTAAGGCAGATCAGGCTAAAATAAAACTTATTGAAATAACCAAGCAATCGTTAGAAATTGGTATTACGCAGGCGCGGGTAGGTAACTATTTAACTGATATTTCTCATAGTATTCAAAGTTTTGCAGAGGCGCAGGGATTTTCCGTAGTTAGGCAGTTTGTGGGCCATGGTATTGGGGCTGCATTACATGAAGATCCGGAGATTCCTAATTTTGGTAGGCCTCATTTGGGAGTTCTTTTAAAAAGCGGTATGGTTTTAGCAATTGAACCAATGATTAATGTTGGAAGCTGGGAATGTCTTATTCTTGAGAATGGCTGGACAGCAGTGACTAAAGATGGCACTCCATCAGCCCATTTTGAGCATACTGTGGCGATTACCGATAAAGGGCCAGTAGTACTGACAAAGTAAATGGCAAAAGAAGAACTAATTGAAACTGAGGGTAAGATTATTGAAGCGCTGCCTAATGCTATGTTTAAGGTAGAGCTTGAAAATGGGCATGTAGTTTTAGCGCATGTTTCGGGAAAGATGCGTATGAATTTCATCAGGATTCTTCCGGGTGATAAAGTAAAATTAGAACTTTCTCCTTATGATTTGGCCCGAGGGAGAATTACTTTTAGGGTGAGATAAATGTTTTTCTTCGCCAATAGATATTTAAAGCAATGGTGTGGCTTCGAAGGAACTATTCCTGCGGAGCTCTACCATAAATTTAATGTTAGGAGCGTAGCAGAATGAAGGTTAAAGCGTCGATCCGTAAGATTTGCGATAAGTGTAAAATAATAAAACGAAGAGGGGTTGTGCGTGTAATTTGCGTGACTTCTAAACATAAACAGAGGCAAGGCTAGGCTTTTTAAGGCCTTTACTCAGTGCTCAAGGAGTTCATATGCCAAGAATTATCGGTGTTGATATACCTAAAGAAAAAAGAATTGAGATAGCGCTTACTTATTTATATGGAATAGGCAGGGCAACTTCAAATGTTGTGCTAAAAGAAGCAGGGATTAGCCCTGATAAGAGGGCCAAGGATTTAACTGAAGAGGAGGTATCGCGTATTACTAATATTCTTCAGAAAGGATCTTTGAGGATTGAAGGTGACTTACGTCGTGATATCTCACAGAATATTAAACGCTTGATGGATATTGGTTCTTGGAGGGGGATGCGCCATAAAAAGGGCCTTCCTGTTCGTGGCCAGCGTACACGTACAAATTCGCGTACCAGAAAAGGCAAGAAGAGAGTAAATTTGGCGCCTATTAAGAAGGTTGAAAGCGCACCAAAAGCTGCAAAGCAGGCGGGAAAGTAATATACACCCCGCGCTAATTGGTATTGCGCGGGTGTTGTCTAGGTAGACAAGGAGATAAAATAAAATGGCGACAAAAGATAACGCAAAGAAGAAAAAAATTGCTCGCGGCATAACCAGCGGTATTGCCCATATTCAGGCAAGTTTCAATAATACGATTATTACTATAACCGATAAACAAGGTAATGTTTTGGCTTGGAGTGCTCCAGGCTCAGTAGGTTATAGTGGTTCTAAGAAATCCACTCCTTTTGCCGCGCAACTTGCAGCAACTGATGCTGCCAGAAAAGCTAAAGAGGTAGGGGTTAAAGAGTTGGAAGTTTATGTGAAGGGGCCGGGTTTTGGCAGAGAGTCAGCAATTCGGGCGCTTCAGGCAGCAGGATTGGTCGTAACTTTGATTAAAGATGTTACTCCTATTCCTCATAATGGTTGCCGTCCCAAGAAGAAAAGGAGAGTTTAATTTATGGGCCGTTATATTGGTGCAGTTTGTAGGTTATGCCGTAGGCAGGGTGAAAAATTATTTTTAAAAGGGACAAGGTGCCAGACTGAAAAATGCGCGGCTAGCAAGAGAGCATATCCGCCGGGCCAGCATGGTGAAGGCAGAAGGCAGAAGCTTTCTAACTACGGAGTACAGCTAAAAGAGAAGCAGAAGGTTAAGAGGATTTACGGGGTTTTGGAAAAACAATTCCGCATATATTTTAAGATTGCTTCAAAAACTAAAGGCGTAACCGGTAAGGTTCTTCTGCAATTGTTAGAGCGTAGGCTTGATAATGTGATTTTTCGTATGGGGCTGGGAATTTCGCGTTCGCAGGCCCGCCAGATCGTTAGGCATAATTGGGTCGCGGTTAATTCCCGTAGAGTAAATATTCCGTCATTTTTAGTTGATAAAGATGATGTGGTTGAGATCAAAGCTAAGGATAAAGCCAAAATTAAACTTAAAGATAATCTGGAGCTTTCTAAAGACAGAACTGTTCCTAGTTGGCTTGAGTTTACCTTAGCCGATATGAAAGCCAAAGTTTTGAGGCTTCCTGAAAAAGGCGATATCCAGCAGCAGATACAGGAGCAGTTGATCGTCGAGTTGTATTCTAAATAATCAGGCATTAATTAAGCAGGTTTATTAAATATAATCAGGGGGGTAATATGGGGATAAAATGGAGAGATTTTCAGTTTCCTAAAAAACTTGAGTGCGATGAGTCAACATATACTGATACATATGGAAAGTTCCAAGCAGCTCCTTTTGAAAGAGGCTATGGCGTAACTTTGGGTAACTCTTTAAGAAGAGTTTTACTTTCATCTATCGAAGGAAGTGCTGTAACTGCAATTAAAATTGCTGGTGCTTCTCATGAGTTTTCTACGATTGCCGGGGTTCTTGAGGATGTCCCTGAAATCATCTTGAATATCAAAAGCCTAGTTTTAAATTCTCATTCCAAGATCCCCAAAACAATTTATTTAAAAGCGGATAAGAAGGGTGAGGTTAAGGCTAAAGATATTCAAACAGATGAGACCATTGAGATAATTAACCCAGAGCTTCATATTGCTACCCTTACCAAGGATACCAAGCTCAATATAGAAATGGAAGTATCGCGTGGCAGGGGTTATGTTGCGGCTGAGTTGAATAATAAAGAAGATAAAATTGCAGGTTTTATTGTAGTTGATTCGATATTTACTCCTATTAAGAAGATTAATTATTATGTGGAGAATACGCGTGTAGGACAGCGCACGGATTATGATAAATTGATCCTTGAGATCTGGACTAACGGCAGTATTAACCCTAAAGATGCTTTGCTTTATGCTTCCAACATTTTACAAAGGCATTTAGATATCTTTGTCAGCTTTGGCCAGTTGCCTGAAGATATCGCAGAAGAAGAGCCGGAGATGACTAAAGAAGATGCAGCTTTATATGAAAAACTAAGGTTGCCAATCTCTGAGCTTGAACTTTCAGTGAGAAGCTCAAATTGTTTACGAGAAGCCGGAATTAAAACTATTGCTGACCTGGTTAAAAGAACCGAAGATGAGATGCTCAACTTTAAAAATTTTGGTAAGAAGTCTCTTACCGAAATTCAAGAGCTTCTTATGAGTATGGGGGTTAGTTTAGGGATGCAGGTTGATCCTAAGAAAATGAAGAAAGGTTAAAAAATGCGTCACGCAAAGAAAAGGATGCAGCTTGGCCGTTTTACCAGTTGGCATGATGCAACAATAAAGAGTTTGGCCAAAAACATGATAATCTGTCAAAGCATTAAAACTACTTTGACTCGCGCCAAAGCTACTAAACAAATGGTCGATAAGCTTATAACTTTATCTAAGAGAAATACGCTTTTTGCCCGTAGACAGGCGCAAAGGGTTTTAGGTGAACATAAGCTGGTGAATCTACTTTTTACTGAAATTGGGCCGCGGTTTACGGGGCGCTCAAGTGGTTTTACTCGGATTATTCCATTGGGTAAACGTAGAGGAGATAATGCGGAATTGGTTATTTTTGAGCTTACTGAGTTAAAGAGAAAAGAACCTAAGAAGGCAAAAGAGAAAAAGCCTCAAGTAGCCCAGGTAACGGAAGAAGTCAAGGATGACAAAATCACTCAAGAGCCGAAAAAGGAAACTAAAGAGGTAGTTAAAGAGAATCCGCTTGATGCGAAGAAGCCGCAGAAGAAATTCATGGGTGGTTTAAGAACCATTTTTAGAAAGAAAAGTGATTCTTTGTAAATTCATCTTCACAATAGCTGTATATTAAATTTCGTTAGAGTACAGATAGTGTGGGGGGTATAAGAAAAACTTTTATGAAAATAGATACTAGAGTTGCTGAGCGGCTGAAAAAAATAAATCCTTCCTCAACGCTGGCGATAACCTCTAAAGCTAAGAAACTTAAAAGCGAGGGTAAGGATATTGTTAGTTTTGCCGCCGGCGAACCTGATTTTGATACCCCTGACTTTGTAAAAGATGCGGCAATTGCGGCAATAAATTCAGGATTCACCAAGTATACTCCTACCACAGGCATACCCGAATTAAAAAAACTTATTTGTCAGAAATTTAAAAAAGATAATTCTTTGGAATATGCTCCGGATCAGATCATCGTTTCCAATGGAGCAAAGCATAGCATTTTTAATGCGTTGATGGTGCTTCTAAACCGTGGTGATGAAGCACTTATTCCCCTGCCTTATTGGGTAAGTTACCCTGAGATGGTAAATCTGTGCGAGGCAAATGTGCGTTTTATAAAAACAATCTCCGCAAATAATTTCAAAATTTCTGCAGCTGATCTTTCCAAGCATATTACTGCAAAAACCAAAATCCTTATTCTTAATAGCCCATCGAATCCGACCGGTTCTGTCTATGACCGGCAGGATTTGGAAGCTATCGCTAAAATCTGTGTGGCTAAAAATATTTTTGTGATCAGCGA
The genomic region above belongs to Candidatus Omnitrophota bacterium and contains:
- the secY gene encoding preprotein translocase subunit SecY; its protein translation is MFNALINAFKIPDLKKRLIITGALIAVYRVGCYIPTPGIDGAALADFFNRISKTQGGTLFGIINMFSGGAMERLTIFALGIMPYISSSIIMQLLTAVIPAFEKMAKEGKSGYEKINQFTRYGTVLLSVIQSYFIALWLENPARFEGLQIVMHPGWGFRILTVLTLTTGTIFIMWLGEQIQERGIGNGISLVITAGIISRIPTALSQLFVLISPFAPSRRQIQPITLLIMAVLLVVVVFSVIMITQGIRKIPVQYARRIVGRKIYGGQSTYIPLKVDTSGVIAIIFAQSIILFPATLASFIPNPAFQQLAQNLIRGQILYSIVYALLIIFFCYFYTAIVFNPNDLSENMKKYGGFIPGIRPGAPTAEFLDYVMTRITLAGAAFISIIAIFPDFIMAWLKVPYLVASFFGGTGVLIIVGVMLDTLKQIESHLLTHHYEGFIKSGQIRGRR
- a CDS encoding adenylate kinase, translated to MYLVLLGPPGAGKGTQAKRLAQRLSLPHISTGDILRQNVKDGTALGKQAKGIMDKGLLVSDDLVAKMLDERFNNPDIKKGFILDGYPRTLSQAKTLDEILSKKKLAVDLVVYLNTSDEVIIKRLTGRLVCSKCGANFHVINMPPKEEGVCDSCQGSLYQRSDDNEETVRKRLEVYKNEVASLIEYYNQVKKLHSLNADLDPGVVLEQIIKLSTKN
- the map gene encoding type I methionyl aminopeptidase → MICLRSPSEIEMLKRSGKILAAVMRRIEDIVEPGITTLDIDRLSEELILKEKAIAAFKGYKGFPATACVSVNEEVVHGIPGPRVILEGDIISIDLGVNYQGYFSDMAVTLPVGKADQAKIKLIEITKQSLEIGITQARVGNYLTDISHSIQSFAEAQGFSVVRQFVGHGIGAALHEDPEIPNFGRPHLGVLLKSGMVLAIEPMINVGSWECLILENGWTAVTKDGTPSAHFEHTVAITDKGPVVLTK
- the infA gene encoding translation initiation factor IF-1; this encodes MAKEELIETEGKIIEALPNAMFKVELENGHVVLAHVSGKMRMNFIRILPGDKVKLELSPYDLARGRITFRVR
- the rpmJ gene encoding 50S ribosomal protein L36, coding for MKVKASIRKICDKCKIIKRRGVVRVICVTSKHKQRQG
- the rpsM gene encoding 30S ribosomal protein S13, whose amino-acid sequence is MPRIIGVDIPKEKRIEIALTYLYGIGRATSNVVLKEAGISPDKRAKDLTEEEVSRITNILQKGSLRIEGDLRRDISQNIKRLMDIGSWRGMRHKKGLPVRGQRTRTNSRTRKGKKRVNLAPIKKVESAPKAAKQAGK
- the rpsK gene encoding 30S ribosomal protein S11, producing the protein MATKDNAKKKKIARGITSGIAHIQASFNNTIITITDKQGNVLAWSAPGSVGYSGSKKSTPFAAQLAATDAARKAKEVGVKELEVYVKGPGFGRESAIRALQAAGLVVTLIKDVTPIPHNGCRPKKKRRV
- the rpsD gene encoding 30S ribosomal protein S4 yields the protein MGRYIGAVCRLCRRQGEKLFLKGTRCQTEKCAASKRAYPPGQHGEGRRQKLSNYGVQLKEKQKVKRIYGVLEKQFRIYFKIASKTKGVTGKVLLQLLERRLDNVIFRMGLGISRSQARQIVRHNWVAVNSRRVNIPSFLVDKDDVVEIKAKDKAKIKLKDNLELSKDRTVPSWLEFTLADMKAKVLRLPEKGDIQQQIQEQLIVELYSK
- a CDS encoding DNA-directed RNA polymerase subunit alpha — its product is MGIKWRDFQFPKKLECDESTYTDTYGKFQAAPFERGYGVTLGNSLRRVLLSSIEGSAVTAIKIAGASHEFSTIAGVLEDVPEIILNIKSLVLNSHSKIPKTIYLKADKKGEVKAKDIQTDETIEIINPELHIATLTKDTKLNIEMEVSRGRGYVAAELNNKEDKIAGFIVVDSIFTPIKKINYYVENTRVGQRTDYDKLILEIWTNGSINPKDALLYASNILQRHLDIFVSFGQLPEDIAEEEPEMTKEDAALYEKLRLPISELELSVRSSNCLREAGIKTIADLVKRTEDEMLNFKNFGKKSLTEIQELLMSMGVSLGMQVDPKKMKKG
- the rplQ gene encoding 50S ribosomal protein L17, with product MRHAKKRMQLGRFTSWHDATIKSLAKNMIICQSIKTTLTRAKATKQMVDKLITLSKRNTLFARRQAQRVLGEHKLVNLLFTEIGPRFTGRSSGFTRIIPLGKRRGDNAELVIFELTELKRKEPKKAKEKKPQVAQVTEEVKDDKITQEPKKETKEVVKENPLDAKKPQKKFMGGLRTIFRKKSDSL
- a CDS encoding pyridoxal phosphate-dependent aminotransferase; translated protein: MKIDTRVAERLKKINPSSTLAITSKAKKLKSEGKDIVSFAAGEPDFDTPDFVKDAAIAAINSGFTKYTPTTGIPELKKLICQKFKKDNSLEYAPDQIIVSNGAKHSIFNALMVLLNRGDEALIPLPYWVSYPEMVNLCEANVRFIKTISANNFKISAADLSKHITAKTKILILNSPSNPTGSVYDRQDLEAIAKICVAKNIFVISDEIYEKITFDGLKHNSIASLNKDIYNLTITVNGLSKSHSMTGWRIGYLGAPSDIANAISNLQDHTTSNPNSIAQKAAVAAMSAPEDFTHKLCLEFAKRRDYLAARLREVKRLSFSMPFGAFYMFCDISKTGLDSLTFAKRLLEEEYVSVIPGCSFGMDDHIRISFATSIEELQKGMDRIEGWLKKI